From a single Paenibacillus sp. FSL R5-0345 genomic region:
- a CDS encoding DegV family protein, giving the protein MAIKIITDSGSDLPLDYMEKYNVSVIHLPVHFGHELMPEDTDTKTFYAKMAESKELPTTASPSPNQFLEAFRQVEEGTDIMVICMSSNISSTYQTAMIAMEMYQEEGHSNAIEVIDSKTFSGGLSLIVGLAAKWSLTCTSLQELKGKVLQQIDEVRAYFTLDTLENVMKGGRLSRISGAVASVLNIKLLLKISEEGTVEVVEKTRGLPKALNRLLAHLDEKQHDYEKAVIAIVHSNCEKLALEIKERILQKHPFKEVLLSSMGPVMGTYAGEGGIGVAF; this is encoded by the coding sequence ATGGCAATCAAGATCATAACAGACAGCGGTTCTGACCTACCCCTTGACTACATGGAGAAGTATAATGTTTCCGTCATCCATCTACCGGTTCACTTTGGGCATGAGCTTATGCCTGAGGATACGGATACGAAAACCTTTTATGCTAAAATGGCTGAATCCAAGGAGCTGCCCACTACGGCAAGTCCAAGTCCAAACCAATTCCTTGAGGCATTCAGGCAAGTAGAGGAAGGCACTGACATTATGGTCATATGTATGTCCTCTAATATTAGTAGCACTTATCAGACTGCTATGATCGCTATGGAAATGTATCAAGAAGAAGGGCACTCCAATGCGATAGAGGTTATAGATTCTAAGACCTTCTCAGGAGGTTTGTCACTGATTGTGGGTCTCGCAGCCAAGTGGTCATTGACTTGTACGAGTCTGCAAGAACTGAAGGGAAAGGTGCTTCAGCAAATTGACGAAGTTCGCGCTTATTTCACACTGGATACACTTGAGAACGTGATGAAAGGCGGACGTCTAAGTCGGATATCGGGGGCAGTTGCTTCCGTGCTAAATATTAAATTACTGCTCAAAATCAGCGAAGAGGGCACCGTTGAGGTAGTAGAGAAGACCCGGGGTCTTCCAAAGGCATTAAACCGTCTGCTTGCACATTTGGATGAGAAGCAGCATGATTACGAGAAGGCTGTTATCGCTATAGTACACAGTAACTGTGAGAAGCTTGCGCTTGAAATTAAAGAGCGTATTTTACAAAAGCACCCCTTCAAAGAGGTTTTACTCTCAAGTATGGGGCCTGTAATGGGAACCTATGCGGGTGAAGGTGGAATTGGGGTAGCTTTTTAA
- a CDS encoding FusB/FusC family EF-G-binding protein, whose amino-acid sequence MNTPFIRNHQYNFIKKQTDFLLKTLRTVADRRVLETVRYRSSLNVIEAFPTLNDTQQQMLQQISTFETADDFQKFLSGLEVYLEPFPQITPKQVQKLFPKNKKLKVPDLSVIDFRYMTYLSWIDIATNKLYIVYPFEGQFIGIEGRMTPMNKKGYCLFCNRQQQLAFFTVKTKLAKSSPDDYSSIGQYICIESQECNHRITDTAALERFILSTRA is encoded by the coding sequence ATGAACACACCATTTATTAGAAACCATCAATATAATTTTATTAAGAAGCAAACAGATTTTCTTCTGAAAACACTGCGAACTGTAGCAGATCGAAGAGTCTTGGAGACTGTGAGATATCGTTCATCGTTGAACGTTATAGAAGCTTTTCCAACACTTAATGATACTCAGCAGCAGATGCTGCAACAAATATCTACCTTTGAGACGGCAGATGATTTTCAGAAGTTTCTAAGTGGATTAGAAGTTTATTTAGAACCTTTTCCACAGATTACGCCGAAACAAGTTCAGAAGTTATTTCCTAAGAATAAGAAGCTGAAGGTACCGGATTTATCAGTGATTGACTTTCGATATATGACATATCTGAGCTGGATAGATATTGCTACCAACAAATTATATATCGTATATCCGTTCGAAGGGCAGTTTATCGGTATCGAGGGAAGAATGACACCTATGAACAAGAAGGGCTATTGCTTGTTCTGTAATCGGCAGCAACAGCTTGCCTTTTTTACGGTCAAGACCAAGCTTGCGAAATCCTCGCCGGATGATTACTCCTCTATTGGCCAATATATATGCATAGAAAGCCAAGAATGTAATCATAGGATTACGGATACAGCAGCACTTGAGAGATTTATTCTCTCCACACGTGCATGA